Genomic window (Jatrophihabitans sp.):
GGACAGTCGCCGCTGCGCATTTCGCCGTGAGCGTCCGGGTGTATCGCGACGCGCCCCCGCCGGGGTTCGACATCGTCGGCAATCTCGGCGGCGGGGACTGCCTGCTCTACGCGTTGCAGCACGTGTCCCAAGCCTCCCGAGGTTACCTGCTCACCGCGCTCTCCGGCCCGGAGATCACCGCGGCGCGGGCCGCGATCGTGGCCGGGCTGCCGGCCGACGCCCTGCAGAACGCGGTGCGGGCCATCGTCACCGACGCCGTCGCGCAACGGCACATCGCCGGCCTGGGCACCCGGATGCGGGCGCTGCTGAACAACCCCGGGCTGCGGCACGCGGCGGCCTGGGTGCGCACCGCCAGCCAGCGGGCAGCCGCCGAGGAAGCGCTGAAGGCCAGGGCAGAGGCTTCGACATCGGCATCGCCGGCGAAGAAGGACCCGCCGCCGGTGACGAGGCCGCCGGTGATCCGGCACCAGGCCGTCTACGGAGTCGGCGAGCCGCTGGCTGATCAGGCGCTGCTGCACACCGGCGGCAACCACTACGTCGCGCTGGTCAGGCGTCCGGGCTGAGCCGGCCAGCGCCTAAGGTGTTGCCTGACATCTGCCCGCGACAGAAGTTGACCACCGCGCCGGCGTGGCTCGGCGCGCTCGCCAGGAACGAGGTAGCCAGGCCATGCCCGAGCAGCGCCGCCCGGTCGTCGCGATCGTGGACTCCTACACCTGCAGCGACTTCCTGCTGACCGCCTTCCACGCACTCGAGGTCGACGCCGTGCAGGTGAGGAGCGATCCCGGGCTGCCCTCGTTCAGCCCGAGCATGAAGTACCTGGCCACCGTCACCGGCGCCGACACAGCAGCGCTGGCCGACGAGCTCGCCCAGCACTCGCCGATCGCGGTGGTGGCCGGGATGGAGCCCGACGTGCCGCTGGCCGACGCTTTGTCCGAGCGGCTGGGACTGCACAGCAACGGAACGGCGCTGTCCTCGGCCCGCCGGAACAAGTACGACATGGCCGAGACGCTGCGCCGGGCCGGCGTCCGCTGCGCCGAGCAGTTCAAGAGCGACCGGGCCGCCGACATCGTGGCCTGGGCCCAGGCGGCCGGGCGGTATCCGGTGGTGGTGAAGCCGCTGTCCTCGGCCGCCACCGACGGGGTAGCCATCTGCGCCGACGTCGAGCAGGTGCGTGAGGCCGCCGAGGCGGTCCTGGGCACCGAGACGCTCTGGGGCGAGGCCAACGACGAGGTGCTGATCCAGTCCTACCTGGACGGCGTCGAGTACGTCGTCGACATGGTGTCCTGGCAGGGCAGCCGCTACACCTGCGGCGTCTGGGAGTACCACAAGCGGCTGGTGGGCGTTCACAACCTCTATGACTACGAGATCGCGTTGCCGCCCGAGGACGGCCGGGTGGCCGAGCTGATCGACTATGTCGACAGCGCGCTGACAGCGCTGGGCATCGGATACGGGCCCACCCACGCCGAAGTGATCATCACCGCGGACGGCCCGACCCTGGTCGAGGTCGGCGCCCGGACCGCCGGCAACCTGTACCCCGCCTTCTCCGACGAGTGCCTCGGCGTGAACCAGGCCCACCTGGCGGCGCTGGCCTATTCACGGCCGCGGGAGTTCCTCGATTCCTATGCAGGTCGCCGTTACCCGTTGCTGCGGCAGGCCTGCGTCTACAACGCCGTGGTCGACCTCGACGGCGTGGTGCGGCGCGTCAACGCGGACGTGGTGGCCGAGATCGAGGCAATGGACACCGTGTTCGAGCTGAGCCTGAAGTACAAGGAAGGCGCTCGGATCCGGCCGACCTTCGACCTGCTCTCGAGTCCCTTGAAGATCTTTCTGAGGGCGGACTCGCTCGAGGACGTGATGCGCGACTACGCCCGGATCGAGGTTCTCAAGGACCGGCTCTTCGAACTCGACTGAGGACGTCCAGGGCCGCCAGCAGCGGCTCGGTGGCCGCCTCGTCCCGGACCGCGATCCGGATCCACCCCGGGCCCAGGCCGGGAAAGGTGTCGGCCCGGCGCACCGCGATTCCGAGCGATCGCAGCTCGGCGTGCAGGCCCGGCCACGCCGGATGCCTGGTGAGCACGAACGGCCCGGCTCCGTCAGGATGGAGCTCGAAGCCGCGCCTGGCGAGCTCGCCGGTCAGCGCCCGGCGGTGCGCGGTCACCGCGGCGGCCCGGCGGTGCGCCTCCGGCAGCGCCACCTCGGACAGGCAGGCCTGCGCGGCGGCCAGCGCGGGACTTGAGACCGCCCAGTGCGGTTGCACCGCGGCCGCGGTGGCCACCGCGCCGGCGTCACCGAGCAGGTAGCCGACCCGCAGGCCGGCCAGCGCCCAGGTCTTGGTCAGCGAGCGCACCACCACGATGCCGCTCAGGTCCTCCTGCTCGGCCAGGCTTTCCGGCTCGCCGGGAATCGAGTCCAGAAACGCCTCGTCGACGACGACCAGCCGGCCGGGCCGGCGCAGCGCGAGCAGCGCCCGCATCGGGTGCAGCGTGCCGGTCGGGTTGGTCGGGTTGCCGATCACCACCAGGCCGGCCTCGTCCGGTATCCGGTCCGGGTCCAGGGCGAACCAGTCGGCGGGGTCCAGCAGCACCCGGTCGATCCGCCAGCCGGCCGCCCGCAGGGCGACCTCCGGCTCGGTGAACTGCGGGTGCACGATGACGGCCCGGCCGGGCGAGAACCCTTGCGCCAGCAGGGTGAACGCCTCCGAAGCACCCGCGGTCAGCAGCACCTCCGCCACCGGCCGGCGGTGCCAGGCGGCGACCGCCGCGGTCGCGGCCCGCGGATCCGGATAGCGGTCGAGTTGCCGGCAGGCCGCCGCGATCGGCTCGCTCAGCCAGTCCGGCATCGGCTCGGAGCTGACGTTGACAGCGAAGTCGAGCAGCCCACCGGACAGCTCGGCGTCGCCGTGATGGTGCAGATCAGCCAGCCAGTGCCTGGCGATCGCCACCGTGGCGCGCGGGCTGGCGGTCTTGCCGACCAGCAGCTCGACCGCCGCCGCGGGGTTGCCGGCCTGCCAGCCCGGCAGGCCGAGCAGGGCTGCCGCCTCGGCCACGCTGGGCGTCCCCAGCACCGCGTCGACCACCGGGCTGGGATGCGGCACGGCCACCCTGGCCAGCTCGGCCGCCGAGTGCAGCACCAGCGGGACGCCGAGCCGGGCGGCCAGCTCCACCAGGCCCTGCTCACGGGCCTTGCTGTCCACCGTCGCGATCGCGGTGACCGCGGCGGAGTCCAGGCCGAGCTGGTCCAGGGCGATGTCGAGCAACGCCCGGGCCTCTTCCACCGACACCCCGAAGCTGGCGCCCATGCCCGCGATCAGCATCGGCTCGGCCGTCAGGGCCTGGCTCACCGCCGCCGGACGGCGTGGCCTGATACCCCTCACCGGACGGCCTTCACGGTCTGAGGCCCTTCACGGTCTGAGGCCCTTCACGGTCTGAGCCCTTCACCGGCAGGCCTCGACGAAGCGCTGGGCGGCTGAAGGCTGGCCGGCCCAATGGGTGTGCAGGTAGGAGGCGTGAACGCCGGCCGAGCTGAAACCCTGCCGGGCGCCGCCCTGGTCACCGGCGTAGCGCCAGGCGGCCACCTCGCCGTGCGCCGGGTCGGTGACGGTGCGGTGGAACTCGTGGCCGTGCACCCGCTCGCCGGCCCGGGCCACGGCCGAGTCGGCCTCGGCCACCGCCTCCCGGTAGCCCAGTGTCAGCTTGGCGGTCATCCGGGCCCGGGCCTGGATCCGGCCCACCATCGGCTTGCCGTCCAGCTCGGCAGCCAGGTACAGCAGGCCGGCGCACTCAGCGGCGATCGGCCCGTCGAAGGCGGCCAGGTCGGCGCGCAGGCCGGCGTTGTCCGACAGCGCCTCGGCGTGCACCTGCGGAAAACCGCCGCCGATCACCACGCCCCGGCTGCCGCTGGGCAGCGCGGCGTCGCGGGTCGGGTCGAAGGGCAGCACCTCGGCGCCGGCCGCGGTCAGCAACTCGGTGGTCTCGGCGTAGCTGAAGGTGAAAGCGGGCCCGGCGGCCACCGCGATCGGCACCCCGTCGCCGACCCGCTCGACCTCGGCGACCGGGTCCCAGGCGGGCGCGGTCAGCTCCGGCGCCGACTCGGCGATGGCCCGCACCGCCGCCAGGTCCAGGCTCACCTCGATCAACTCGGCCAGCGCGGTCACCGTCCGCTGCGCTTCGTCGTGCCGTTCGGCGGCCGGGATCAGGCCCAGGTGCCGGGACGGGGTGACCACCGCCGCCGACCGGCCGATCGAGCCCACCACCGGCACCCCGACCTCCTCCAGAGCCTGGCGCAGCAGCAGCTCGTGCCGGTCACTGCCGACCCGGTTCAGGATCACCCCGGCGATCCGGATGCCCTTGTCGAACAACTGCATTCCGAGCACCAGGGCCGCCGCGGACCGGCCCTGCGCGGTGGTGTCGAGCACCAGCAGCACCGGCGAGCCGGTGAGCCGGGCGATGTGGGCGGTGGAGGCGAAACCGCCCCGGCCGACCGCGCCGTCGTGCAGTCCCATCACGCCCTCGATCACGGCGATGTCGGCCGGCCGCGGGGTCATCGCCCCATGCCTGAGCAACGGCGCTATCCGGTCCTCACCGACCAGCCAGGCGTCCAGGTTGCGTCCCACCCGGCCGGCGGCCAGGGAGTGGTAGCCGGGATCGATGTAGTCCGGGCCGATCTTGTGGCAGCTGACCTCCAGCCCCTGCCTGCGGAAGGCGGCCAGCAGCCCGGTGGCCACCATGGTCTTGCCGGTGCCACTGGCCGGAGCGGCGATCACCAGCCGGGGCAAGTTCAGTGGCTGGCTCACCACTCGATACCCCGCTGCCCCTTCTGGCCGGCGTCCATCGGATGCTTCACCTTCGTCATCTCGGTCACCAGGTCGGCGTAGTCGAGCAGCGCCGGCGCGGCGTCGCGGCCGGTGATCACCACGTGCTGCGAGCCGGGCCGGGCCGCCAGGGTGGCCACCACCTCGTCGGGGTCCACCCAGCCCCACTTCATCGGGTAGGTGAACTCATCCAGGACGTAGAACCGGTAGCTCTCGGCGGCCAGGTCCCGCTGGATCTGACGCCAGCCCTCCTGGGCGTCGGCGGCGTGGTCGGCCTCGGTGCCGGGGCGCTGGATCCAGGACCAGCCCTCCCCCATCTTGTGCCAGGCCACCGGCGCGCCCTGACCGGTGCTCTGGTGGACGGCGTTCAGCGCGGCGAAAGCCGACTCCTCGCCGACCCGCCACTTGGCGCTCTTGACGAATTGGAACACCCCGACGCTCATGCCGGCGTTCCAGGCCCGCAGCGCCATCCCGAACGCGGCGGTCGACTTACCCTTCATCGACCCGGTGTGCACCATGGTCAGCGGCCGGTTGCGCCGCTGCCGGGTGGTCAGGCCGTCCTGCGGAACGGATTCGGGTTTCCCTTGCGGCATCAGGCGGCCTGCCAATCGTTGACGAGAGTGGTGAGCGGTTCGCTGGTGACCTCGGCCAGCGGCAGGTACTGCGCGTGCAGGTCATAGGCCAGCCGTTGCGCCAGGCCGAGGCGGACCAGTCCTCGCTCGCAATCGATGACGACCATGTCGTGATTGTGCAAGCCGGCTCCGGCGCGGGCCGCGGCCCGGGTGTCGGCCCGGCCGTCGGTGATCAGCACGATCAGCGGCCGGCGCAGCGGATCGCGCAGCAACTCGGTGCGCACCACCTGCGCCGCCTTGGCCACGCCGGCCGCCAGCGGGGTGCGCCCGCCGGTGGCCAAGTCATCCAGCCGCCGGGCAGCGTGGGACACCGACCCGGTCGGCGGCAGCACCAGCTCGGCGCCCTTGTCTCGAAAGGTGATCAGGCCGACCTTGTCACGGCGCTGGTAGGCATCCAGCAGCAGCGACAGAATCGCCGCCTTCACCTCGCTCATCCGCGCTCGGGCCGCCATTGACGCGCTGGCGTCGACCACGAACAGCACCAGGTTGCCCTCCTTGCCGCGCTGGTCGGCGCGCCTGAGGTCCTGGCCGGTCAGCCTGAGCGGGCCGCCGTCATAGGAGCTGCGACCCCGATCCTTCTGGTGCGGGGCGGCGGCGGCCACCGTCGCCCGCAGGTGGATCGGGCCTGCCTGGCTGCCGGGCGGCAGGGCGCGCACGGTCCGGCCACGGCCGGTGCGGGCGGCGGCCCGGCGGCCGGGGGTGGCCAGTGACCCGCCACTGCCGCGCAACACCTTCGCCCGGCCGGCCTTGCCGGTGGCGGCGGTGCTCGCCTGTCCTGCGTTGCCGGCCTGCTGGTCGGTGTCCGGCGCCTCGGCCCGCTCTCCGGCGGTTCGCTGCGGTTCCGGACTGCCTTGCGGTTCCGGACTGCCTTGCGGTTCCTGATGGTCCTGTGCTGGCGGGCTGTTCCGCGCGTCCGCGCTGCCGTCCTGCGCCGCGTCGGGATCTTCGGGTGGCGCGCCGCCGTCCGGACCGGGATCGGGCTCCGGCGGTTCCGGCTCGGTGTCGCGGGCGCGTTCCAGCGCCTCGTCCAGGGCGTCGGCGTCCATGCCGGGCTGGTCGAAGGGGTTGCGCCGGCGGCGGTGCGGCAGTGCCAGCAGCGCAGCGGCCCGGACGTCGGCTTCGAGAACCTCGGTGCGGCCGTGCCAGGCGGCGTGCGCGGCGGCGGTCCGGGCGGTGACGATGTCGGCGCGCATCCCGTCGACGTCGAAGGCCGCGCACACCTCGGCGATCTGGCGCAACGCCGCGTCGCCGAGCACCACGTCGGGCAGCAGCTTGCGGGCCGCGACGATCTGGGCTGCCAGCTCGGCCTCGGCTTTCGCCCATCGCCGCGCGAAGCCGGCCGGGTCGGCGTCGGCGTCCAGCCGGCGACGGACCACGTCGACCCGGACCGCGGGATCGCGGCTGGCCGAGACGTCGACCGTCAGGCCGAACCGGTCCAGCAGCTGTGGCCGCAGCTCGCCCTCCTCCGGATTCATCGATCCGATAAGGACGAACCGGGCCGGATGGCTGACCGAGACGGCGTCTCGCTCGACGTGGTTGCGGCCCATCGCCGCGGCGTCGAGCAGCACGTCCACCAGGTGGTCGGCCAGCAGGTTGACCTCGTCGACGTAGAGGATGCCCCGGTGCGCGGTGGCCAGCAGTCCCGGCTCGAAGGCCCGGACGCCGTGCGCCAGCGCCCGTTCCAGGTCCAGCGAGCCGACCACCCGGTCCTCGGACGCGCCGACCGGCAGCTCCACCAGCCGGGCCGGCACCGTGACGGATTCGACGGCGGCGTGCGGGTCGGCGGCCTGCGGGTCGGCGGTGTGCGGGTCGGCGGTGTGCGGGCCGTCCGGGCAGTGCGGTTCCGGCGCGGCCGGGTCGCAGCCGAACCGGCAGCCGGCGACCACGTCGATGGCTGGCAGCAGCGCGGCCAGGCCGCGGACCGCCGTCGACTTGGCGGTGCCCTTCTCGCCGCGCACCAGCACGCCGCCGATGGCCGGTGACACCGCGTTGAGCAGCAGCGCCAGCCGCATCTCCTCCGCGCCCAGCACCGCCGAGAACGGGTAGCCGGTGTCCAGATAGCCCTTGTTCATATAGCCCTTGTCGTTGATCGTCTTGGCGTCGGAAGTCTTGTCGGTGATGGTCGTGGCGTCGGAAGTCTTGCCGGTGATGGTCGTGGCGTCAGGAGTGTCGCCAGAAGTGATTGTCATGGCTTCGGTGCTCCTGGGGGCAGAAACGGCAGGCCGGACGGCGGACCGGCGGTGATCAGGTCGGTCAACGCCTCGATGTCCAGGCCGGCCTCGACGGCGTCGGCCAGCCGGTCCAGCTGGCGGGCCCGGCCGGCGGCGATCTCGGTGTCCGGCGCGGCGGTGAAGTCGCGGCCGGTGACGGCGGCGATCCTGGTGAGGAACCGGCGGCGGAACTCGTCGCTGTCGAAGGCGCCGTGCCACATGGTGCCCCAGACCGAGCCCACCCGGTAGCCGTCCAAGAAGGGTTCGCACGGCTCGGCATTGCTTGGGTCGGCGTTGCTTGGGTCGTCACCGCCCCGGTTGTCGCCGTCCGGCAGCAGCGTGGTGCGGCCGTGATGGATCTCGTAGCCGGTGCTGACAGCCGCCCCGAACGCCTCGCCGGTGGGCCGGCCGAGGATCTTGTCCTGCTGAAAGCGCACCGTCACCGGCAGCAGCCCGAGCCCCGGCACCGTGCCCGCGCCGGACTCGACGTCATCGACGATGGCCCGGGCCAGCATCTGGTAGCCGCCGCAGATGCCGAGCACCGGAGCGCCCTGCCCGGCGCGCTCGGCCAGCGCGGCGGCCAGGCCCTGCTCGCGCAGCCAGGCCAGGTCGGCGACGGTGGCCCGGCTGCCCGGCAGCACCGCCAGGTCGGCGGCGGCGACCTCGGTCGGCGAGGCGGTCCAGCGCACCGTCACGCCCGGCTCGGCGCCGAGCGCGTCCACGTCGGTGGAGTTCGAGGTCCGGGGCAGCCTGATCGCGGCCACCGTCAGCCGGTCGGCGCCGGTCGGCGGGCCGCCATCCAGGGCCGGCGGGGTGGACAGGGAGTCCTCGGCGTCCAACCGCAGGTCGGGCAGCCACGGCAGCACCCCGAACACCGGACGCCCGGTCAGCTGCTTCAACATGTCCAGCCCCGGCGCCAGCAGCCGGTCGTCGCCGCGGAACTTGTTCACCACGAAGCCGGCGATCAGGGACTGGTCGCGCTCGCTGAGCAGCGCCACGGTGCCGTAGAGCGCGGCGAACACGCCGCCCCGGTCGATGTCGCCGACCACCAGGGTGGGCAGCTCGCGCTGGTCGGCCAGCCACATGTTGGCCAGGTCGCTCTCGCGCAGGTTGACCTCGGCCGGGCTGCCGGCGCCCTCGCAGATCACCACGTCATAGCGCTGGCGCAGCTCGTCATAGCTGGCCAGCACCTCCTTGCGCAGCGCGGACTTGAACTGCCGGTAGTCCAGCGCGCTGGCCTCGGCGTAGGGGCGGCCGTGCAGCAGCACGTGCGAGCGCCGGTCGCTGCCCGGCTTGAGCAGCACCGGGTTCATCAGCACGCTGGCCTCGATGCCGCAGGCCTCGGCTTGCAGCGCCTGGGCGCGGCCGATCTCGCCGCCGTCGGCCGCGACAGCGGAGTTGTTGGACATGTTCTGGGCCTTGAACGGGGCCACCGAGACGCCGCGCCGGGCCAGCAACCGGCACAGGCCGGCGGTGAGCAGGCTCTTGCCCGCGTCCGAACTGGCTCCGGCGACCAGCAGCGAGCCCTTCACGCCGGCCTGCCTTTGCAGGTGGCTCTGTCGCGCAGGAGCAGCGCGGTGACCAGCACCGCCAGGGTGGCGTACTGGGTCAGGTGGCTGAGTTTCGTCGCTCGCGGGATGTCGTGCGGTTCCGGCGCCCGGCCGGCGCCGAGGAGCGGACGGTGCTCGGTGTGGCTGGGGTAGCTGGTCGGGCCGCCGAGGGCCAGCCCGAGCGCGCCGGCCGCCGCGGCCTCGCACTGGCCGGCGTTGGGGCTGGGGTGGCCGCCCGCGTCACGGTTCCAAGCGCGGTAGGCCCGGGCGGGTGAGCCGCCGACCTGGCCGGCCAGCGCGACGGTCAGCGCGGCGGTGAGTCGTGAGGGTAAGAGGTTGGCGAGGTCGTCCAGCCGGGCAGCGGCGGTGCCGAACCGGGCGTAGCGGGGCGAGCGGTGCCCGACCATGGCGTCCAGGGTGTTGACGGCGCGGTAGCCGAGCAGGCCGGGCAGGCCGGCGACGGCGCCCCAGAACAGCGGCGCGGTGACCGAGTCGGAGGTGTTCTCGGCGACCGACTCGACGGTGGCTCGGGCCAGGCCCTTGCTGTCCAGCTGCGCGGGGTCACGGCCGCACAGGCTGGGGATCAGGGCCCGGGCGGCTTCGGTGTCGTCGCGGTTCAGCGCGGTGGCCAGGTCAGCGGCGATCCGGCGCAGGCTGCGGCCGCCGATCACGGTCCAGGTGGCGGCGGCGATGGCGACGGTCCTGGCGGTGGGGTGCTGGGCGGCGCGCCGCTCGACCAGGGCCGCGGCGGCGGTCACCGGCAGCACGCAGGCCAGCGCGTAGGTCGCGCCGGCGAGGCGGTCGTCGCGGTAGATCCTGCGCTCCAGGGCGGCGGCGGCGGCGCCGAAGCCGGCCACCGGATGCCCGCCCCGGGGGTCGCCGAGCAGCTCATCGGCCAGCACGCCGAGGACCAGGCCGACTGCGACCGGAAATCGGGACATCTAGGGTGAGAGCGCGCGTTGTCGGATGGCTCGGGCTGGCGTCATTCAAACCTCCGTCGGGTGTCCACGCCCTGGGGCTACTGCCGACGACCGAAGTATCCTGGCTCCCGAATCTGCCAGGCCTACGGCCCAGCGCGCTCGCCCCATCTTCCAGCCGCGAGGCCGTGATGTAGCGGGGTCCGCTCATCGGTGACAGTGGCGGGACCGCGCCGGATTCGCACCGGACTTCCTTCACTGTCGTCGTTGCCGCCCACCCAACCACAGGGGGTCGGACCGGTCAACGTGAGGTCGCTGGGGTGCCTGGGCAGGGTCGCCGCCGGATTTCGAGCGGTCCAACGGGCTCTGCTAAGGTTCTCTCTCGTGCCCACCGGCCAGGGGGCACGATGTTGTAGGCGCCGCTAGCTCAACTGGCAGAGCAGCTGACTCTTAATCAGCGGGTTCGGGGTTCGAGTCCCTGGCGGCGCACAACGTAGTGGATCCCGACATCATGCTGTGCGCTTCGGCGCGGACTGACCCACCGAAGCAAAGGGCTATCGGTCCGCAAGACATATTCGGCAGGCCTGCCAGCCCAGTACGCTGCTGGGCATGGCCGACGTCACGATCTTGCACAACACCGCCTGCTCGACGTCGAAACATGCGTTGGCCGAAGCCGACAACACCGCAACCGCCGCCGAGGTCGTGCACTACCTCAAGACGCCACTCGACCGCGCCGCGCTGTTGGCCCTGATCGGCAAGTTAGAGGATCCGCCGGCGGACCTGGTTCGCAAGGACCCTCACTTCGCTCAGCTCGGCCTCGACGCCGATGACTTCGTCACGCCCGAGGCGGTGGCCGACCTTCTTGTCGAGCATCCGCGCCTGATGCAGCGCCCGGTGCTGATCAAGGGCGAGCGCGCCATCATCGGCCGCCCCAAGGACCGTGTTCGCCCCTTCCTGGAGCCCTAGCGGGCAGGCAGGCCGACGTCCCCGCTCGCCCTCCTACGCATTCTTGCCGCGGACAGCGCTCGTCGATCTCGGGCAGGCGCTTCGTTCGAGGTAGCAGCGAGGATCACGCCCCATGGGCGCTCCTGCATCCGCATCAACGACTCACGACACGAGCGACTCAGATGATCACCGATGAGCTGCGAATCCCGCTCTCAACTTCGAAGAGCCAAAATGGCGACAGCGGCGACGTCATGGCAACGCATCGCCTGAGCGCAGCTCGGGATGGAGCTGGCGCAGGGGAGGGCAATCGACGAGCAGAGGCAGGAACTCACCCGTCCCCACCACCTGCCCCGCCTCCAGCATCACCACGATGTCGGCTCGCATGAGAGTCGGAAGCTTGTTCGTGACGATCAGGAGAGTCTGACCCGACGCCTGAGCACTGGTGATCAACCGGTCCCACAACACCGTCTCGGTCTGCACGTCCAAGGCGGCGGACACGTCGTCGATGACCAACAGGTCAGCTTCGCGGGCTAGCATCCGCGCCGCGGCCAGGCGGTGACGTTGCCCGCCCGAGAGCAGGTAGCCACGAGGTCCCACCGCCGTGTCGAAACCCTCGGGCATCGCCGCGAGGTCTTGCTCGAAGACCGCCCGGTAGGCCGCATCGCGCTCGATATCGCCGTCGCTGGGGAGACCGAGCAGGATGTTCTGCCGGACGGTGTCACTGAAAAATTGCGGGTTCTGCGGCAGATAGGCGCACCGCGGGGGTTTCAGGAAGCTGGCGGGATCAGCAATCGGTTCGCCGTTCCAGTACACCGTCCCGGCGTCGGCCGGCAGCATTCCCAGCAGACACTGGACGAGGGTGCTCTTGCCAGATCCGACTTGGCCGGTGATGACCGTCATCGAGCCCCGGACGAGCGCCAGGTCGACGTCCCGCAGCGCGAACCCGTCCGGTCCGTACCGGTAGGACAAGCCGCGTATCTCGAGCTGCCGCAGCTCATCCGCGGAGGAGCCCGGATGTTTGTCCGCCGTTGCCTCGGGAGGCCCGCCGCGCAGGTACAGCGGGCGGCGCCGACCCAGCTCTGCGATGTGCTCGCCTTGCTGCAACGCGGCCAATCGCTCGGCGGAAACCCTGGCCTGCCGCCATTGTCGTAGGAAGTCGCCGAGCACGACGACGCCAATCCCCACCTCCTGCAGCAGGTAGGTGAACAGCGCGAGGTCACCCACCGTGAAATCGCCCTGGCGGAAGTCGTCGGTTGAGACGAGGAGGATGAGGCCGACGCCAAGAGCCAGGACGAAAGCCGATGAGGAGTGCAGGACTGCGACGAAGACGTTGTCGCGGACGGCGGCCTGGCGCCGCACCCTGTTGTGCTGGACCAGCCGCGCGATCACATGACTTTGTGCTCCGCTAAGCTTGATCAGCTGAATATTGGCGAAGATTTCCTGTAGGAAACCCGACACCTCACCGGCTGCCTGCCTGCTGCGCCTCCGAAACCGGTTGATGCGCTGCCCGGCGCTGTAGCTGATCAGTATGACGCCGAGTACTGGCAGCAGTACGAGCACGGTCACTCGTAGGTTGATATGCACCATCACCGCGACCGCCACCGTCGTGAACGACAACGACGAGGTCAGATTCGTCAGGCCGCCGCGCTTGCACAGCGCCTCCACGACCTCACGCACATCTTCCATGAACCGGTTCAGCGCATCGCCGACCGGCGTGGGCAGCGCGCGTGCCGCCGGCAGCGACATTATCCGGTCGAACAGGTTTTGCCGCAGCAGTGCCAGCAGGACACCGCGGAGGGCGGTGTCGGCGGCCATCCACCCGATGCCGAGACCAACG
Coding sequences:
- a CDS encoding cobalamin biosynthesis protein — translated: MSRFPVAVGLVLGVLADELLGDPRGGHPVAGFGAAAAALERRIYRDDRLAGATYALACVLPVTAAAALVERRAAQHPTARTVAIAAATWTVIGGRSLRRIAADLATALNRDDTEAARALIPSLCGRDPAQLDSKGLARATVESVAENTSDSVTAPLFWGAVAGLPGLLGYRAVNTLDAMVGHRSPRYARFGTAAARLDDLANLLPSRLTAALTVALAGQVGGSPARAYRAWNRDAGGHPSPNAGQCEAAAAGALGLALGGPTSYPSHTEHRPLLGAGRAPEPHDIPRATKLSHLTQYATLAVLVTALLLRDRATCKGRPA
- a CDS encoding ArsC/Spx/MgsR family protein, with translation MADVTILHNTACSTSKHALAEADNTATAAEVVHYLKTPLDRAALLALIGKLEDPPADLVRKDPHFAQLGLDADDFVTPEAVADLLVEHPRLMQRPVLIKGERAIIGRPKDRVRPFLEP
- a CDS encoding ABC transporter ATP-binding protein, which encodes MLTRDRARRLPLVLLRQHRWAFLADAAIGAAFFLVGIIPGLIAKQVLDRLAAPEGETLAIWLIVALMLVKAVHVGLGIGWMAADTALRGVLLALLRQNLFDRIMSLPAARALPTPVGDALNRFMEDVREVVEALCKRGGLTNLTSSLSFTTVAVAVMVHINLRVTVLVLLPVLGVILISYSAGQRINRFRRRSRQAAGEVSGFLQEIFANIQLIKLSGAQSHVIARLVQHNRVRRQAAVRDNVFVAVLHSSSAFVLALGVGLILLVSTDDFRQGDFTVGDLALFTYLLQEVGIGVVVLGDFLRQWRQARVSAERLAALQQGEHIAELGRRRPLYLRGGPPEATADKHPGSSADELRQLEIRGLSYRYGPDGFALRDVDLALVRGSMTVITGQVGSGKSTLVQCLLGMLPADAGTVYWNGEPIADPASFLKPPRCAYLPQNPQFFSDTVRQNILLGLPSDGDIERDAAYRAVFEQDLAAMPEGFDTAVGPRGYLLSGGQRHRLAAARMLAREADLLVIDDVSAALDVQTETVLWDRLITSAQASGQTLLIVTNKLPTLMRADIVVMLEAGQVVGTGEFLPLLVDCPPLRQLHPELRSGDALP